One stretch of Caldinitratiruptor microaerophilus DNA includes these proteins:
- a CDS encoding mechanosensitive ion channel family protein produces the protein MRQGIRRRGDGRLTSLLYASVYGNPVWRWLVAAGTAVAAYVALRVLQRLVAGQLGRLAAQTANEVDDFLADLIRRRTKAPFLFIAALFAGTLVVSLPDRAQQVVRGAFLTALWLQVAVWGNAAIAWWLPRLYRRQGELDAETASVYSALSLISRVGLWVLVLLLVLEGVGVKVTALVAGLGLAGVAVALAVQNVLGDLFASLSIVLDKPFVVGDFIVVGDFLGTVEHVGIKTTRVRSLSGEQIVFSNADLLQSRIRNYKRMQERRVVFELGVTYETPYEKLAAIPDMVRAIISEQPHARFDRAHFARYGDFSLVFEVVYYVTSPDYNLYMDTQQAINLAIFRRFQEEGIEFAYPTQKLYLSPAHTARA, from the coding sequence GTGCGACAAGGAATCCGGCGCAGGGGGGATGGCAGACTGACGAGCCTGCTGTACGCCTCGGTCTACGGAAACCCGGTGTGGCGGTGGCTGGTGGCCGCCGGGACGGCGGTGGCGGCGTACGTCGCCCTTCGCGTCCTCCAGCGGCTGGTCGCGGGCCAGCTCGGCCGCCTGGCAGCGCAGACGGCCAACGAGGTCGACGACTTCCTCGCCGACCTGATCCGGCGCCGCACGAAGGCACCCTTCCTCTTCATCGCGGCTCTCTTTGCCGGCACCCTGGTGGTGTCCCTCCCCGACCGCGCCCAGCAGGTGGTGCGGGGCGCCTTCCTGACCGCCCTCTGGCTGCAGGTGGCGGTCTGGGGCAACGCCGCCATCGCCTGGTGGCTGCCGCGGCTTTACCGCCGGCAGGGGGAGCTGGACGCCGAGACGGCCTCGGTCTACAGCGCCCTGTCGCTCATCTCGCGGGTCGGGCTCTGGGTGCTGGTGCTGCTCCTCGTCCTGGAGGGCGTGGGGGTCAAGGTGACCGCCCTGGTCGCCGGCCTGGGGCTCGCCGGGGTGGCCGTGGCGCTGGCCGTCCAGAACGTCCTCGGGGACCTGTTCGCGTCGCTCTCGATCGTGCTGGACAAGCCCTTCGTCGTCGGCGACTTCATCGTCGTGGGGGACTTCCTGGGCACCGTCGAGCACGTGGGGATCAAGACGACCCGGGTCCGCAGCCTTTCCGGCGAGCAGATCGTGTTCTCCAACGCCGACCTGCTCCAGAGCCGGATCCGGAACTACAAGCGGATGCAGGAGCGCCGGGTGGTCTTCGAGCTCGGCGTGACCTACGAAACCCCTTACGAGAAGCTCGCCGCCATCCCGGACATGGTCCGGGCGATCATCTCGGAGCAGCCCCACGCCCGCTTCGACCGGGCGCACTTCGCCCGCTACGGCGACTTCTCCCTGGTGTTCGAGGTCGTGTACTACGTCACCAGCCCGGATTACAACCTCTACATGGACACGCAGCAGGCCATTAACCTGGCGATCTTCCGCCGGTTCCAGGAGGAGGGCATCGAGTTCGCCTACCCGACGCAGAAGCTCTACTTGAGCCCGGCCCACACGGCCAGGGCGTAG
- a CDS encoding SHOCT domain-containing protein yields MMWHWGAGWGTGWMWLWMILWGVLWVALIGGFVYALVRVLGNLGGRDRTALRILEERFARGEITAEQFREMRRQLEGK; encoded by the coding sequence ATGATGTGGCACTGGGGAGCCGGCTGGGGCACAGGCTGGATGTGGCTGTGGATGATCCTCTGGGGCGTCCTGTGGGTGGCGCTGATCGGCGGGTTCGTTTACGCCCTCGTGCGGGTTCTCGGCAACCTCGGGGGGCGCGACCGGACGGCCCTGCGCATCCTCGAGGAACGGTTCGCCCGCGGGGAAATCACCGCCGAGCAGTTCCGGGAGATGCGCCGCCAGCTCGAGGGGAAGTAG
- a CDS encoding M24 family metallopeptidase, with the protein MSRVEKVRAEMQRRQLDAFISLRPENRSYLTGFTGTAGMAVVTATGAYLLTDFRYVEQAQAQAPGFAVRQVGRSNRYAEELKKILQEEGIRRVGFESDYLTVDAHNRYAGELAGVDLVPAAGLVEGIRRVKEPEEIEAIRRAAALADEAFDHILRFLRAGVTEREVALELEFFMRRRGAGALAFDTIVASGPRSSLPHGVASDRAIGRGDLVTLDFGCVVDGYCSDMTRTVAVGEPDEKQREIYAIVLEAQERGLVAVRAGVAARDVDAACRDFIAARGYGENFGHSTGHGVGRAVHEEPRLAAEVDDVLVPGNVVTVEPGIYLPGWGGVRIEDLVLVTETGCEILSRSPKALIVLE; encoded by the coding sequence ATGTCGCGGGTAGAGAAAGTCCGCGCGGAGATGCAGCGGCGCCAGCTCGACGCGTTCATCTCCCTGCGGCCGGAGAACCGGTCGTACCTGACGGGCTTCACGGGAACCGCCGGCATGGCCGTCGTGACCGCGACGGGGGCGTACCTCCTGACGGACTTCCGCTACGTGGAGCAGGCCCAGGCCCAGGCGCCGGGGTTCGCGGTCCGCCAGGTGGGCAGGAGCAACCGGTACGCCGAGGAGCTCAAGAAAATCCTCCAGGAAGAGGGTATCCGGCGCGTCGGTTTCGAATCGGACTACTTGACGGTGGATGCCCACAACCGGTATGCGGGCGAGCTCGCGGGGGTCGACCTGGTGCCCGCCGCCGGCCTCGTGGAAGGGATCCGGCGGGTGAAGGAGCCGGAAGAGATCGAGGCGATCCGGCGCGCCGCCGCGCTGGCGGACGAGGCGTTCGACCACATCCTCCGCTTCCTGCGGGCCGGCGTGACCGAGCGGGAGGTGGCGCTCGAGCTCGAGTTCTTCATGCGCAGGCGGGGGGCCGGCGCCCTGGCGTTCGACACGATCGTCGCCTCGGGGCCGCGCTCGTCTCTCCCCCACGGGGTGGCCTCGGACCGGGCGATCGGCCGGGGCGACCTCGTGACCCTGGACTTCGGCTGCGTCGTCGACGGCTACTGCTCGGACATGACCCGCACCGTGGCGGTGGGCGAGCCGGACGAGAAGCAGCGGGAGATCTACGCCATCGTCCTGGAGGCGCAGGAGCGTGGGCTGGTGGCGGTCCGGGCCGGGGTGGCTGCCAGGGACGTGGACGCCGCCTGCCGGGACTTCATCGCCGCCCGGGGCTACGGCGAGAACTTCGGACATTCGACGGGCCACGGCGTCGGCCGGGCCGTGCACGAGGAACCCAGGCTGGCGGCGGAGGTCGACGACGTCCTGGTCCCGGGCAACGTCGTGACGGTCGAGCCGGGCATCTACCTCCCCGGGTGGGGCGGGGTGCGCATCGAGGACCTGGTCCTGGTCACGGAGACCGGGTGCGAGATCCTGAGCCGGTCACCCAAGGCACTCATCGTCCTGGAATGA
- a CDS encoding chloride channel protein translates to MDPNTAWQREAPAAPAGAVERVPRGAATPGALARTYHGSVRVVHWTDLALALLVAGTGVLAAALTQAFDEAIQWLYRFDFGTLPAFLSARGWPGWLPYVGVPALMGVVVAALKALVPAENKGHAIPEVIVALLRREGRIPLRSTVLKTLAAVVTLGSGGSLGREGPVVLLGGGAGSAVGQALRLPGEWVKVLVAAGAGAAIATAFHAPITGAFFALEIILTQFTARAFALVALASVTAGAVARFIMAAPPFPIPAYRLHSAGEVVAYVGLGLLVAPLALLYIRALHGAEERVARVRRVPAWAKAALGGVLFGLIGLAVPGTLGPGYEVIVAALAGGLPLATLLVLLAGKLATCSITLGSGWSGGVFAPAMYLGAMAGGAYGTVLGMLLPGRVGPPGAYAVVGMAAMIAGATQAPLTGMTLILEVTRDYQIALPAMLACGIASVFSHRLTPYSIDTLHLPEKGVVLPWQVQDLRGIPVREAMVTPVHTVRDDQVLGDVIQLMQRYHHDGYPVLDRQGRLVGIITLGDIRDVPLEGRLRVPVGQVMHRDLEVVTPDQSLADAALALARRGVGRLPVVDPDDPRRLLGIITRSDILRAYQGRIGQGGGLFGV, encoded by the coding sequence TTGGATCCCAACACCGCCTGGCAACGAGAGGCCCCGGCCGCCCCGGCCGGGGCGGTGGAGCGCGTCCCCCGGGGGGCCGCCACCCCCGGGGCTCTGGCGCGCACGTATCACGGCTCCGTCCGAGTGGTTCACTGGACCGACCTGGCGCTCGCGCTGCTGGTGGCCGGCACGGGGGTGCTGGCCGCCGCGCTGACCCAGGCGTTCGACGAGGCGATCCAGTGGCTCTACCGGTTTGACTTCGGGACGCTCCCGGCCTTCCTGTCCGCCCGGGGGTGGCCGGGGTGGCTGCCCTACGTGGGCGTGCCGGCCCTGATGGGCGTCGTGGTCGCTGCGCTCAAGGCGCTGGTTCCGGCGGAGAACAAGGGCCACGCGATCCCGGAGGTCATCGTCGCCCTGCTGCGCCGGGAGGGGCGGATCCCGCTGCGGTCCACGGTGCTGAAGACCCTTGCTGCCGTGGTGACCCTGGGGTCGGGCGGCTCGCTGGGACGGGAGGGGCCGGTCGTGCTCCTGGGGGGCGGCGCCGGGTCGGCGGTCGGGCAGGCGCTGCGGCTCCCCGGCGAGTGGGTGAAGGTGCTGGTGGCCGCCGGGGCCGGCGCGGCCATCGCCACGGCGTTCCACGCCCCGATCACCGGCGCGTTCTTCGCCCTGGAGATCATCCTCACCCAGTTCACCGCCCGGGCCTTCGCACTCGTGGCGCTCGCCTCGGTCACGGCCGGGGCGGTGGCCCGCTTCATCATGGCGGCGCCGCCCTTCCCGATCCCGGCGTACCGGCTCCACAGCGCGGGCGAGGTGGTGGCGTACGTGGGGCTGGGCCTGCTGGTCGCCCCGCTCGCCCTCCTCTACATCCGGGCGCTCCACGGGGCGGAGGAACGGGTGGCCCGGGTGCGGCGCGTGCCGGCGTGGGCCAAGGCGGCGCTGGGCGGGGTGCTCTTCGGCCTGATCGGCCTCGCCGTGCCCGGCACCCTGGGGCCCGGGTACGAGGTCATCGTCGCCGCGCTCGCCGGCGGCCTGCCCCTGGCCACCCTCCTGGTCCTGCTGGCGGGCAAGCTCGCCACCTGTTCGATCACCCTCGGGTCGGGGTGGAGCGGGGGCGTGTTCGCCCCCGCGATGTACCTGGGCGCCATGGCCGGAGGCGCTTACGGCACGGTGCTGGGGATGCTGCTGCCCGGCCGCGTGGGTCCTCCCGGCGCGTACGCGGTGGTGGGGATGGCGGCGATGATCGCCGGCGCCACCCAGGCGCCGCTCACCGGCATGACCCTGATCCTCGAGGTGACCCGGGACTACCAGATCGCCCTGCCGGCGATGCTCGCCTGCGGCATCGCCAGCGTGTTCAGTCACCGGCTGACGCCGTACTCGATCGACACCCTGCACCTGCCCGAGAAGGGCGTGGTCCTGCCCTGGCAGGTGCAGGACCTCCGCGGCATCCCCGTCCGCGAGGCGATGGTCACCCCGGTCCACACCGTCCGGGATGATCAGGTCCTGGGCGACGTGATCCAGCTCATGCAGCGGTACCACCACGACGGCTACCCGGTGCTCGACCGGCAGGGCCGGCTGGTCGGGATCATCACGCTGGGCGATATCCGCGACGTGCCGCTCGAAGGCCGCCTCCGCGTCCCCGTGGGGCAGGTCATGCACCGCGACCTCGAGGTGGTCACGCCCGACCAGTCCCTGGCCGACGCCGCCCTCGCCCTGGCGCGGCGGGGCGTCGGGCGTCTGCCCGTCGTCGACCCCGACGACCCCCGGCGGCTGCTCGGGATCATCACGCGCAGCGACATCCTCCGGGCGTACCAGGGGCGGATCGGGCAGGGCGGCGGCCTCTTCGGCGTGTAG
- a CDS encoding transposase yields the protein MKLLSQFLRYASSTFLLPQLLAPVRAHRHPARAQIPTHSALLAWILGFVARVHSREELGRLLDRPALHRLTGRHISADSLARIAAQLDHDSLRTQLLVPLIRRMRRNKLWSPGSVGPFVMVAIDGSEPFHTPHRHCAACLSRTRADGQTEYYHRVVVASIVGTHPRILLDLEPVQRGESEVAAAGRLVDRLANAFPWVHVFLLDAGFAQGPFLAQIDRLGRGFIVRVKDQERRLLLRDAQALAARSQPARWVTSWGHRRLRVQAWDEDHFTSWDSYPGALRVLIVDEEELPEPATRRRQTPFPGRLRPRAFYATNLSPGQLPTRALWEAAHHRWNLENTGFHQLKHEFHWNHPFAHQSPEALLSTWLLLAVAFNLFLTFVYRRLRMARQGEKPARWFAGELYAALRVAPAELLPYLAAG from the coding sequence ATGAAACTCCTCAGCCAGTTCCTTCGCTATGCCTCCAGCACGTTTCTGCTCCCCCAGCTCCTCGCCCCTGTCCGTGCCCACCGCCATCCCGCCCGTGCCCAGATCCCTACCCATTCCGCCCTGCTTGCCTGGATCCTCGGTTTCGTCGCCCGCGTCCACAGCCGCGAGGAACTCGGCCGCCTTCTCGACCGTCCCGCCCTGCACCGTCTCACCGGTCGCCACATCAGCGCCGACTCCCTCGCCCGCATCGCCGCTCAGCTCGACCACGACTCCCTCCGCACCCAGCTCCTCGTCCCCCTCATCCGCCGCATGCGCCGCAACAAGCTCTGGTCCCCCGGCTCCGTCGGCCCCTTCGTCATGGTCGCCATCGACGGCAGCGAGCCCTTCCACACCCCCCACCGCCACTGCGCCGCTTGCCTCTCCCGTACCCGGGCCGACGGTCAGACCGAATACTACCACCGGGTTGTCGTCGCCTCCATCGTCGGCACCCACCCCCGCATCCTCCTCGACCTCGAACCCGTCCAGCGGGGCGAGTCCGAAGTGGCCGCGGCTGGCCGCCTCGTCGACCGGCTCGCCAACGCCTTTCCCTGGGTCCACGTCTTCCTCCTCGACGCCGGCTTCGCCCAGGGACCCTTCCTCGCCCAGATCGACCGGCTTGGCCGCGGGTTCATCGTCCGGGTCAAAGACCAGGAGCGCCGCCTGCTGCTCCGCGACGCTCAGGCCCTGGCCGCCCGCTCCCAACCCGCCCGTTGGGTCACTTCGTGGGGCCACCGCCGCCTCCGGGTCCAGGCATGGGACGAGGACCACTTCACCTCGTGGGACTCGTACCCCGGCGCCCTGCGGGTTCTGATCGTGGACGAGGAGGAACTCCCCGAACCCGCCACCCGCCGCCGCCAGACCCCCTTCCCCGGCAGGCTCCGCCCCAGGGCCTTCTACGCCACCAACCTGTCCCCGGGACAGCTTCCCACCCGGGCTCTGTGGGAGGCGGCTCATCACCGCTGGAACCTCGAGAACACCGGCTTTCACCAGCTCAAGCACGAGTTCCACTGGAACCACCCGTTCGCCCACCAAAGCCCGGAGGCACTGCTCAGCACCTGGCTGCTCCTGGCGGTGGCCTTCAACCTCTTCCTCACTTTCGTCTACCGCCGCCTCCGCATGGCCAGGCAGGGTGAGAAGCCGGCCCGGTGGTTCGCTGGCGAACTGTACGCCGCCCTCCGGGTCGCCCCTGCTGAGCTACTCCCTTACCTGGCCGCCGGCTAA
- a CDS encoding asparagine synthase-related protein, which produces MCGVAGYLVPRGRPEPDVGAVLDAMPWRGPDGRGVLHDQGGGYALGLGHLRLAIIDPAGGRQPIWNEDRSLAIVLNGEIYNYRELRERLGHHRFRTRSDAEAVLHLYEDEGPAMFRRLIGMYALAIWDRQGRLLLARDPLGIKPLYWARDGAGGVFFASEIKALLRMHPDVHAFPPGAWYRTGDGLRRFWTVPAGGGLRDPEEAVASVRRELVAAVDRCLVADVPVGVFLSGGLDSSLVAAIARRLHGPGLKSFAVGMAGSPDLAMARRVAAFLGTDHHEHAYTPAEVRRVLGPVIFHLESFDPPLVRSAVATYFAARLASRHVKVVLTGEGADELFAGYHYLKEFAGDPAALGAELRRIVRRLHRTNLQRGDRLTMAHGVEARVPFLEVPVVEAALRIDPALLLGPERTAEKWLLRRVAEPYLPEEVVGRRKEKFSLGTGTGQYLEALAAAIPDAEFEAGRRLPWGVRLSGKEEFLYWRHFAPSLGQEHLVRRMGRSRTLGDYDKNAAAWR; this is translated from the coding sequence GTGTGCGGGGTCGCCGGGTACCTGGTCCCCCGGGGGCGGCCGGAGCCGGACGTCGGGGCGGTGCTCGACGCCATGCCCTGGCGCGGCCCCGACGGCCGGGGCGTGCTGCATGACCAGGGCGGAGGCTACGCGCTGGGCCTGGGGCACCTGCGCCTCGCCATCATCGACCCGGCCGGAGGGCGGCAGCCCATCTGGAACGAGGACCGGAGCCTGGCCATCGTCCTGAACGGGGAGATCTACAACTACCGGGAACTGCGGGAGCGGCTGGGACACCACCGCTTCCGCACCCGGTCGGACGCCGAGGCCGTCCTGCACCTGTACGAGGACGAGGGCCCGGCCATGTTCCGGCGCCTGATCGGCATGTACGCCCTGGCCATCTGGGACCGGCAGGGGCGGCTCCTCCTGGCCCGGGACCCGCTGGGGATCAAGCCCCTCTACTGGGCCCGGGACGGGGCGGGCGGCGTGTTCTTCGCCTCGGAGATCAAGGCGCTCCTGCGCATGCACCCGGACGTGCACGCGTTCCCGCCCGGGGCCTGGTACCGCACCGGCGACGGCCTGCGCCGGTTCTGGACGGTGCCGGCGGGCGGCGGCCTGCGGGACCCCGAGGAGGCGGTGGCGTCCGTGCGCCGCGAGCTGGTGGCGGCGGTCGACCGCTGCCTCGTGGCCGACGTCCCGGTCGGGGTCTTCCTGTCCGGCGGGCTCGACTCCAGCCTGGTGGCTGCCATCGCCCGGCGCCTCCACGGGCCGGGGCTCAAGAGCTTCGCCGTGGGGATGGCGGGCTCGCCCGACCTGGCGATGGCCCGGCGGGTGGCGGCCTTCCTCGGCACCGACCACCACGAGCACGCCTACACGCCGGCCGAGGTCCGGCGCGTGCTGGGGCCGGTCATCTTCCACCTCGAGTCGTTCGACCCGCCGCTCGTGCGCAGCGCCGTCGCCACGTACTTCGCGGCCCGCCTGGCCTCCCGCCACGTGAAGGTCGTCCTGACCGGCGAGGGTGCCGACGAGCTCTTCGCGGGGTACCATTACCTCAAGGAGTTTGCCGGCGACCCCGCGGCGCTCGGCGCCGAACTCCGCCGCATCGTCCGGCGCCTGCACCGGACGAACCTGCAGCGGGGCGACCGGCTGACCATGGCCCACGGCGTGGAGGCCCGGGTTCCCTTCCTCGAGGTGCCCGTGGTGGAGGCGGCCCTCCGGATCGACCCGGCCCTGCTCCTCGGCCCGGAGCGCACCGCGGAGAAATGGCTCCTGCGCCGCGTGGCTGAGCCCTACCTCCCGGAAGAGGTGGTAGGGCGGCGCAAGGAGAAGTTCTCGCTCGGCACCGGGACCGGCCAGTACCTCGAGGCGCTGGCAGCGGCGATCCCCGACGCCGAGTTCGAGGCCGGACGCCGTCTTCCGTGGGGCGTGCGGCTGTCGGGCAAGGAAGAGTTCCTCTACTGGCGCCACTTCGCCCCGTCGCTCGGCCAGGAGCACCTGGTCCGCCGCATGGGGCGGAGCCGGACGCTTGGGGACTACGACAAGAACGCCGCCGCCTGGCGTTGA
- the aroQ gene encoding type II 3-dehydroquinate dehydratase: protein MARVLVLHGPNLNLLGVREPGIYGTTTLAEIDRQLAERGRELGLEVVTFQSNHEGALIDRIHAARTEVDAIILNPGALTHYSYALRDALAAVGLPAVEVHLSNIHAREPFRQHSVTAPACRGVIAGFGARSYLLALEAVRAILQEGKD from the coding sequence GTGGCGCGGGTGCTGGTCCTGCACGGCCCGAACCTGAACCTCCTGGGGGTGCGGGAGCCGGGGATCTACGGCACCACCACGCTGGCGGAGATCGACCGGCAGCTCGCGGAGCGGGGACGGGAGCTGGGCCTGGAGGTCGTGACCTTCCAGTCCAACCACGAGGGCGCGCTGATCGACCGCATCCACGCCGCCCGCACCGAGGTCGACGCGATCATCCTGAACCCCGGGGCGCTGACGCACTACAGCTACGCGCTGCGGGACGCGCTGGCCGCGGTGGGCCTGCCCGCAGTCGAGGTGCACCTCTCGAACATCCACGCCCGGGAGCCCTTCCGTCAGCACTCGGTGACCGCCCCGGCCTGCCGGGGCGTCATCGCGGGATTCGGCGCCCGGAGCTACCTCCTCGCGCTGGAGGCCGTGAGGGCGATCTTGCAGGAAGGAAAGGACTGA